In a single window of the Terriglobus roseus genome:
- a CDS encoding efflux transporter outer membrane subunit: protein MKRLALIGISLVALTVTGCRVGPNYVRPAAVATPPSFKEQPPSTFAEGWKVAQPADMQIKGDWWTMFGDPQLNALESQVDGANQSLRAAEANYRAAAADVAFYRANRAPTVGVAPAVSTVRTSSNQPYFNQNSAAAGANGVGNLSLPFSLNYEVDLWGRVRRSIQQAGDQAQASAADRENVRLSLHAELANDYLDLRAADAQKKLLHDTVGAFQRALQLTQDRYDGGASPLSDVSQARTQLQSAQVQETDVDVQRAQLEHAIAVLIGKAPADLTLPRTPVTVAPPALPDVPGMLPSVLLERRPDIASAERHMAAANEQIGIAEAAFYPTLSISAAAGFVGTSAVNWFTWPSRFFAVGPTLSQTLYDHGRRRSLTDVARANYDSTVADYQQTTLDAFKQVEDNLAALHQLEIEAQQQKDATASAQQSLDLFNIRYEGGVDNYLQVITWQTALLQNQRNDIDIERRRLDDTVLLIKALGGGWNQAQLPKP from the coding sequence ATGAAACGGCTTGCACTCATTGGCATCAGCCTTGTCGCGCTGACGGTCACGGGCTGCCGCGTTGGTCCAAACTACGTGCGGCCCGCCGCAGTAGCCACACCACCGTCCTTCAAGGAGCAGCCACCCTCCACCTTCGCCGAAGGCTGGAAGGTGGCGCAGCCCGCCGACATGCAGATCAAGGGCGATTGGTGGACGATGTTCGGCGATCCGCAGTTGAACGCGTTGGAGTCGCAGGTTGACGGTGCGAACCAGAGCCTGCGCGCTGCCGAAGCGAACTATCGTGCGGCGGCCGCGGATGTAGCGTTCTACCGCGCAAACCGCGCCCCTACCGTGGGTGTCGCACCTGCAGTCTCAACGGTACGTACCTCGTCAAACCAGCCGTACTTCAACCAGAACAGTGCGGCCGCCGGCGCCAACGGCGTTGGGAACCTGTCGCTACCCTTCTCGCTGAACTACGAAGTGGATCTATGGGGCCGCGTCCGCCGCTCCATTCAACAGGCCGGCGACCAGGCGCAGGCGTCAGCGGCCGACCGCGAAAACGTCCGGCTGTCGCTGCACGCTGAGCTGGCGAATGACTATCTCGATCTGCGAGCAGCCGATGCGCAGAAGAAACTTCTGCATGACACCGTGGGAGCCTTTCAGCGCGCACTGCAACTGACGCAGGACCGCTACGACGGCGGCGCATCCCCCCTCAGCGATGTGTCCCAGGCACGCACGCAGCTTCAGTCCGCACAGGTCCAGGAGACCGATGTCGACGTACAGCGCGCACAACTGGAACATGCCATTGCTGTTCTGATCGGTAAAGCTCCGGCAGACCTTACACTGCCGCGCACGCCGGTTACGGTCGCGCCGCCCGCACTCCCGGACGTACCCGGCATGCTGCCATCGGTACTGCTGGAACGCCGGCCAGACATCGCTTCGGCAGAGCGTCACATGGCCGCAGCCAACGAGCAGATCGGCATCGCCGAAGCAGCGTTTTATCCCACGCTGTCGATCTCGGCGGCAGCAGGCTTCGTCGGCACCTCCGCGGTCAACTGGTTCACGTGGCCCTCGCGCTTCTTCGCAGTTGGACCAACGCTTTCCCAGACGCTGTACGATCATGGCCGTCGCCGCTCTCTGACGGATGTTGCGCGTGCCAACTATGACAGCACCGTAGCCGACTACCAGCAGACGACGCTCGACGCTTTCAAGCAGGTGGAAGACAATCTGGCTGCACTGCACCAGCTGGAGATCGAAGCACAACAGCAGAAGGACGCAACCGCCTCCGCGCAGCAGTCGCTCGATCTGTTCAACATCCGGTATGAAGGTGGCGTGGACAACTATCTGCAGGTCATTACGTGGCAGACAGCGCTGCTGCAGAACCAGCGTAATGACATCGACATCGAGCGCCGCCGGCTGGACGACACCGTCCTGCTGATCAAGGCGCTGGGTGGCGGATGGAACCAGGCACAACTGCCGAAACCGTAG
- a CDS encoding efflux RND transporter periplasmic adaptor subunit, with product MSEQTITPAVDPETANDARTDVHNIHTDIVKPHDQAPSDRHIDNPGGGKTIGLLFALVVLAAVAYGIYHRHQTERSLVEKTDVDAIPTVSVTHPVSGSKADQLVLPGTVQAFVETPIYSRTNGYLRKWFFDIGSRVKKGQLLAIIETPETDQQLLQSKAELERQEANEQLAKTTSDRWQSLLAKHAVSQQEADQAKSNYIAAQAASDASRAGVKRLQELQGYERIVAPFDGTITARNTDIGDLINAGSGSASPRALFQLAQTDKMRVFASVPELYANRVHNGTEATISQDASPGDAMHGFVTRNADAIDRTTRTLNVEVDLNNPDGRLRPGSYVFAHFNLPGSGSAFTIPSNTLLFRAEGPRVAVVRGDRVHLVPVRVGHDYGDSIEVVSGVNASDAIVLDPSDSLVDGAQVHTQAATTTKGTR from the coding sequence ATGAGCGAACAGACAATCACACCGGCCGTTGATCCAGAGACCGCCAACGATGCACGCACAGACGTGCACAACATTCACACGGACATCGTGAAGCCGCACGACCAGGCCCCCTCCGACCGGCACATCGACAACCCGGGTGGCGGCAAGACCATCGGACTCCTCTTCGCTTTGGTCGTGTTGGCTGCAGTGGCCTACGGCATCTATCACCGCCACCAGACGGAGCGCAGCCTGGTGGAGAAGACAGACGTCGATGCCATCCCGACCGTCTCGGTCACGCACCCTGTCAGCGGCTCCAAGGCCGACCAGCTGGTGTTACCCGGCACCGTGCAGGCGTTTGTTGAGACACCCATCTATTCGCGTACCAACGGCTATCTGCGCAAGTGGTTCTTCGACATCGGATCGCGCGTGAAGAAGGGGCAGCTCCTCGCCATCATCGAGACGCCTGAGACCGATCAGCAATTGCTGCAGTCGAAGGCCGAACTCGAACGGCAGGAAGCGAACGAGCAGCTTGCAAAGACCACCAGCGATCGCTGGCAGTCACTGCTGGCCAAGCACGCCGTCTCGCAGCAGGAAGCCGACCAGGCCAAAAGCAACTACATCGCCGCGCAGGCTGCATCCGATGCAAGCCGCGCCGGCGTGAAGCGTCTGCAGGAACTGCAGGGCTATGAGCGCATTGTGGCGCCCTTCGACGGCACCATTACCGCTCGCAACACCGATATCGGTGACCTCATTAATGCAGGCTCAGGTTCGGCGTCGCCACGCGCTCTCTTCCAACTGGCACAGACGGACAAGATGCGTGTCTTCGCATCCGTCCCCGAACTCTATGCGAATCGCGTGCACAACGGCACCGAAGCAACCATCTCACAAGACGCTTCACCAGGCGATGCGATGCATGGCTTTGTGACACGAAACGCTGACGCGATCGATCGCACCACGCGAACGCTGAATGTCGAGGTCGATCTAAATAATCCCGATGGCAGATTGCGCCCGGGTTCCTACGTCTTCGCGCACTTCAACCTCCCCGGATCCGGTTCGGCCTTCACCATCCCATCGAATACCCTGCTGTTCCGTGCGGAGGGCCCGCGGGTGGCTGTGGTTCGCGGAGACCGCGTGCACCTGGTGCCTGTCAGGGTCGGTCATGACTATGGCGACTCGATCGAGGTTGTGAGCGGCGTCAATGCAAGTGATGCCATCGTCCTCGATCCTTCTGACTCGCTGGTCGATGGTGCGCAGGTTCATACGCAGGCTGCGACCACAACGAAAGGCACACGATGA
- a CDS encoding efflux RND transporter permease subunit: MWIVKVALTRPYTFIVLALLILIAAPIMILRTPTDIFPNINIPVVSVGFTYTGLNPEEVEGRLTTPYEKALTTLVDNIQHVESTSYNGFSVIRVYLQPGASLDTANAQVTAASQYLLRQLPPGVLPPQIINFSASSVPILQLGVSGDGLSEATLNDYATNFVRAQLVTVPGSVVPLPYGGKQRQVSISMDQSAMQSKGIAPGDLLAALAQQNIVTPSGTIKIGPTEYDVRPNGTPRTLDDLAGVPIKQVNGTTIFLRDVATVADGFSFQTNVVRQDGKRGVLISVLKNGNSSTLDVVKGIRTLLPRVQSTLPPQLKLTPLGDQSVFVRAAVEGVIREAIIAAALTAIMILVFLGSWRSTIIIAISIPLSILTSVIILGLIGETINTMTLGGLALAVGILVDDATVTIENIERFLEDGFPLLEAIEQGAAQISVPALVSTLCICIVFLPMFFLSGVSRFLFVPLAEAVVFAMLASYILSRTLVPTLAMYLLKAHDPNSHENGLFARFTRAFNARFEKVRQAYDRMLRRLIAARSAFVPIFLGLCLLTTVLIPFLGQDFFPDTDSGQFVLHVRAPTGTRIEETAKLFDLVEQHIRKTIPADELSGQLDNIGMPYSSLNTQHLTNGTISAADGDIFVTLKEDHKPTAHYVEQLRSELPRMFPKATFYMLPADITTQILNFGIPAPIDIQIEGNNVQASKASADKMLQQLRNIPGLVDVRIQQPFDGPSLEVNVDRTKALQGGFSARDVSQSVLNTLSGSFQVTPMFFLNWKNGVNYNMVAQTPQYKMDSMQDLQNIPINRSVAGAAPANPQQPEILGDIAKVERGHEITVINHFNIRRVVDIYGSVQGRDLGAVSRDIQKVIDNGQKSAARGTFITLKGQVETMKASYIGLIGGLAFAIVLVYLLIVVNFQSWVDPFIIITALPAALAGIILFLFLTGTRLSVPALMGAIMCMGVATANSILVVSFAKQQYEEHGDALRAAIEAGATRFRPVLMTAIAMIIGMVPMALGAGDGGEQNAPLGRAVIGGLACATVATLIFVPTVFALIHGRGKKNEATSNTQQLTEVHA, encoded by the coding sequence ATGTGGATCGTCAAGGTCGCTCTGACGCGACCGTATACCTTCATCGTTCTGGCGCTGTTGATCCTGATTGCTGCGCCGATCATGATTCTCCGGACGCCAACGGACATCTTCCCGAACATCAATATCCCTGTTGTTTCCGTAGGTTTCACCTACACAGGACTCAACCCGGAAGAGGTGGAAGGCCGTCTGACCACGCCGTATGAGAAGGCGCTGACCACGCTGGTCGACAACATTCAGCACGTCGAGTCCACCAGCTACAACGGCTTTTCGGTCATCCGAGTCTACCTGCAGCCCGGCGCGTCGCTGGATACGGCCAACGCCCAGGTAACGGCGGCGTCGCAGTACCTGCTACGCCAATTGCCGCCAGGCGTCTTGCCCCCGCAGATCATTAACTTCTCCGCTTCGAGCGTGCCCATCCTTCAGCTTGGCGTATCGGGTGACGGTCTCTCCGAAGCCACGCTGAATGACTACGCCACGAACTTCGTTCGCGCCCAGCTGGTCACCGTACCCGGATCAGTGGTTCCGCTGCCCTACGGTGGTAAGCAGCGGCAGGTATCCATCTCAATGGATCAGAGTGCCATGCAGTCCAAGGGCATCGCCCCCGGCGACCTGCTCGCAGCACTCGCACAGCAAAACATCGTGACACCGTCCGGCACCATCAAGATCGGGCCAACCGAGTACGACGTACGCCCCAACGGCACACCACGAACCCTGGACGATCTCGCCGGTGTCCCGATCAAGCAGGTCAACGGCACCACCATCTTCCTGCGTGACGTCGCCACCGTCGCCGACGGCTTCAGCTTCCAGACGAACGTCGTGCGTCAGGACGGCAAGCGTGGCGTACTCATCAGCGTTCTCAAGAACGGCAACTCGTCAACACTCGACGTTGTGAAGGGCATCCGCACCCTGCTGCCGCGCGTTCAATCCACGCTGCCGCCTCAGTTGAAGCTGACACCGCTTGGCGATCAGAGTGTCTTTGTGCGCGCCGCCGTCGAGGGCGTTATCCGCGAAGCGATCATCGCCGCAGCACTGACAGCCATCATGATCCTGGTGTTCCTTGGCAGTTGGAGGTCGACGATCATTATCGCGATTTCCATCCCTCTGTCGATTCTGACCTCGGTCATCATCCTCGGCCTCATTGGCGAGACGATCAACACTATGACGCTCGGCGGCCTCGCACTTGCCGTTGGCATCCTGGTGGATGATGCGACGGTGACCATCGAGAACATCGAACGCTTCCTGGAAGATGGCTTCCCGCTTCTTGAAGCCATCGAGCAGGGCGCAGCGCAGATCTCTGTGCCTGCACTTGTATCTACCCTTTGTATCTGCATCGTCTTCCTGCCGATGTTCTTCCTCAGTGGCGTCTCACGATTCCTCTTTGTTCCGTTGGCTGAGGCAGTTGTGTTCGCCATGCTTGCCAGCTACATCCTGAGCCGTACGCTGGTGCCCACGCTGGCCATGTACCTGTTGAAGGCGCATGATCCCAACTCGCATGAGAACGGCCTGTTCGCGCGCTTCACGCGTGCCTTCAACGCTCGCTTTGAGAAGGTTCGCCAGGCTTACGATCGCATGCTGCGGCGCCTGATCGCGGCGCGCAGCGCCTTCGTTCCGATCTTCCTCGGCCTCTGCCTGCTGACGACCGTGCTGATCCCGTTCCTTGGACAGGACTTCTTCCCGGACACGGATAGCGGTCAGTTTGTGCTCCACGTACGCGCCCCAACCGGCACACGTATTGAAGAGACGGCGAAGTTGTTCGACCTGGTGGAACAACACATCCGCAAGACCATTCCCGCGGACGAACTGTCCGGACAGCTCGATAACATCGGCATGCCGTACAGCTCGCTCAACACGCAGCACCTTACCAACGGCACCATCAGCGCAGCGGACGGCGATATCTTCGTTACGCTGAAGGAAGATCACAAGCCGACGGCACACTATGTTGAGCAACTGCGCTCAGAGCTGCCACGCATGTTCCCAAAGGCTACGTTCTATATGCTGCCTGCGGACATCACAACGCAGATTCTGAACTTCGGTATCCCGGCCCCGATTGACATTCAGATCGAAGGCAATAACGTGCAGGCCAGCAAGGCATCTGCAGACAAGATGCTTCAGCAATTGCGCAACATCCCCGGACTTGTGGATGTTCGCATTCAGCAGCCCTTCGACGGACCTTCGCTGGAAGTCAACGTCGATCGCACCAAAGCATTGCAGGGCGGGTTCAGCGCTCGCGATGTATCACAGAGTGTGTTGAATACTTTGAGCGGCAGCTTCCAGGTAACACCCATGTTCTTTCTGAACTGGAAGAACGGCGTGAACTACAACATGGTCGCGCAGACGCCCCAGTACAAGATGGACAGCATGCAGGACCTGCAGAACATCCCCATCAATCGCAGCGTTGCGGGTGCCGCTCCGGCCAACCCGCAGCAGCCTGAGATCCTGGGCGATATCGCGAAGGTCGAGCGTGGGCATGAAATCACGGTCATCAATCACTTCAACATCCGTCGCGTCGTCGATATCTACGGCAGCGTGCAGGGACGAGATCTAGGTGCGGTAAGCCGCGACATCCAGAAGGTCATCGACAACGGCCAGAAGTCTGCGGCACGAGGCACCTTCATCACATTGAAGGGCCAGGTTGAAACGATGAAGGCCTCTTACATCGGTCTCATCGGCGGCCTCGCCTTCGCCATCGTGCTGGTCTACCTGCTGATCGTGGTCAACTTCCAGAGCTGGGTCGATCCCTTCATTATCATCACGGCTCTGCCCGCAGCATTGGCAGGCATCATCCTCTTCCTCTTCCTGACCGGCACGCGGCTCAGCGTTCCCGCACTGATGGGCGCCATCATGTGCATGGGCGTTGCGACTGCGAACAGCATCCTTGTCGTCTCCTTCGCGAAGCAGCAATACGAAGAACATGGCGACGCGCTGCGGGCTGCCATTGAAGCCGGCGCTACACGCTTCCGGCCCGTGCTGATGACGGCAATCGCCATGATCATCGGCATGGTGCCCATGGCACTGGGTGCGGGCGATGGCGGCGAACAGAATGCACCGTTGGGCCGAGCCGTTATCGGCGGTCTGGCCTGCGCAACCGTAGCAACGCTGATCTTTGTGCCAACGGTATTCGCGCTGATCCATGGACGCGGCAAAAAGAATGAAGCAACCAGCAACACGCAGCAGCTGACAGAGGTGCACGCATGA
- a CDS encoding LysR family transcriptional regulator, with translation MELRHLRYFVAVAEQQSFSRAAGLLHVSQSAISEQMADLEGEIGVRLLDRGSRRTLLTDTGKVFLQHAQRVLEESKSAVQEAQRAERGEVGSLRIGFFAGGLGDGFPRLIRSFREKHPQVELSLVEMSVSEQWPALLEGRLDIAFTRVPEPQFQRDIRFEIIQHDPMVAILPRTHARAEAKRIDVKDLAKDRFVVSSRATSPSVFDKLIELCSDAGFVPNIVSTNTVWSSVTLMVQSGEGVSLLPVNHQQPSATDLSFVPLKAKNAFVELCVCWAAKRDRQLLRSFRELTRLHVRGHERL, from the coding sequence ATGGAGCTACGACACCTCCGCTATTTCGTCGCCGTTGCTGAACAGCAGAGCTTTAGCCGAGCGGCCGGCCTGCTGCATGTCTCGCAATCCGCGATCAGCGAACAGATGGCTGACCTGGAGGGCGAGATCGGTGTGCGCCTGCTCGACCGTGGATCACGCAGAACCCTGCTGACCGATACCGGCAAGGTCTTTCTGCAGCATGCGCAACGCGTTCTGGAAGAGAGCAAGAGCGCCGTGCAGGAGGCGCAGCGTGCGGAACGTGGCGAGGTTGGATCGTTGCGCATCGGTTTCTTTGCAGGCGGTTTAGGCGATGGGTTTCCACGGTTGATTCGGAGCTTCCGAGAGAAGCATCCGCAGGTGGAGCTATCGCTTGTGGAGATGAGTGTTTCGGAACAGTGGCCCGCATTGCTGGAAGGGCGCCTAGACATCGCATTCACACGTGTGCCGGAACCGCAGTTTCAACGGGACATCCGCTTCGAGATCATTCAGCACGATCCGATGGTTGCGATTCTGCCGAGAACACATGCGCGCGCTGAGGCAAAGCGGATTGACGTAAAGGACCTGGCGAAGGATCGCTTCGTGGTGTCCTCCCGGGCAACGTCACCATCTGTCTTCGACAAGCTGATCGAGCTTTGCTCGGATGCAGGTTTCGTGCCCAACATCGTGAGTACCAACACCGTCTGGAGCAGCGTGACGCTGATGGTGCAGTCGGGCGAGGGCGTATCGCTGCTGCCGGTAAATCATCAGCAGCCCAGTGCGACGGACCTTTCGTTTGTTCCGCTTAAAGCAAAGAATGCCTTTGTCGAACTGTGTGTATGCTGGGCTGCAAAACGTGACCGGCAACTGCTGCGGTCGTTTCGCGAATTGACGCGGCTGCATGTCCGCGGACATGAGCGTTTGTAG
- a CDS encoding diflavin oxidoreductase, producing MSTETQKYTRNSPYLSTMLVNTVLTDKDSEKETRHIELSLEEGMLYTPGDAVGIQPTNRDAEVEAVLKALNFKGDEKVLDFFKKEDTLDNALRTKLHIGKLTRGSVNSYAKIAPEGTPGLDFLKGLAGQDNKSKAEEYVWGREFLDLITEHPGGITDPQQLFTVLQRLTPRMYSIASSQAKHADAVHTTVRVVRYHTHNRDRQGLCSGHLGERADEGANMPIFLHANANFRLPEDTSMPVIMVGPGTGVAPFRAFLEHRQAHGHKGENWLFFGEQRAASDFLYKDEFTAMQADGTLTRLDTAFSRDQQKKIYVQDRMKENSKELFAWLERGAYFYVCGDASRMAKDVEQTLLDTIANGKDCSPEHAQEYLNDLKKQKRYQLDVY from the coding sequence ATGAGCACTGAGACCCAGAAGTACACGCGCAATAGCCCCTATCTGTCGACCATGCTGGTCAACACCGTCCTGACCGACAAGGACTCTGAAAAAGAGACACGCCACATTGAGCTGTCGTTGGAAGAGGGCATGCTGTACACGCCCGGCGACGCTGTGGGCATCCAGCCGACGAACCGCGATGCGGAAGTCGAGGCCGTTCTGAAGGCTCTGAACTTCAAGGGCGATGAGAAGGTGCTGGACTTCTTCAAGAAGGAAGACACGCTCGACAATGCTCTCCGCACGAAGCTGCACATCGGTAAGCTGACGCGCGGCAGTGTGAACAGCTACGCGAAAATTGCGCCGGAAGGCACACCAGGACTGGACTTCCTGAAGGGACTGGCCGGCCAGGACAACAAGTCGAAGGCCGAAGAGTATGTGTGGGGCCGCGAGTTTCTGGACCTGATCACGGAGCACCCCGGTGGCATCACTGATCCGCAGCAGTTGTTCACCGTGCTGCAGCGCCTGACGCCGCGTATGTACTCCATTGCGTCATCGCAGGCGAAGCACGCGGACGCGGTTCACACGACAGTGCGCGTGGTGCGTTATCACACGCATAATCGCGATCGTCAGGGCCTGTGCAGCGGCCACCTGGGCGAACGTGCCGATGAGGGCGCGAACATGCCTATCTTCCTGCATGCCAATGCGAACTTCCGTCTTCCCGAAGACACCTCGATGCCCGTCATCATGGTTGGTCCCGGCACCGGTGTCGCACCCTTCCGCGCGTTCCTGGAGCATCGCCAGGCGCATGGTCACAAGGGCGAGAACTGGCTCTTCTTCGGTGAGCAGCGCGCAGCCTCGGACTTCCTGTACAAGGATGAGTTCACGGCGATGCAGGCAGATGGCACGCTCACGCGGCTGGATACGGCCTTCTCACGCGACCAGCAGAAGAAGATCTACGTGCAGGACCGTATGAAGGAGAACTCCAAGGAGCTGTTCGCGTGGCTCGAGCGTGGCGCCTACTTCTACGTCTGCGGTGACGCATCGCGCATGGCGAAAGACGTGGAACAGACGCTGCTCGACACGATCGCTAACGGCAAGGATTGCAGCCCGGAGCATGCTCAGGAATATCTGAACGATCTGAAGAAGCAGAAGCGGTACCAGCTGGACGTTTACTAA
- a CDS encoding DUF6526 family protein, whose amino-acid sequence MAEPQSFTNHTRRDPKYLVLAPLALLCFIMSIVHLLHEYSRANVLLVPVTFLIVGAIVMTRIYALQNQNRIIRLEESLRIMTLGGSAAGIKPAQFIALRFASDEEVVALSRRAVAENMEPKAIKAAITNWRADNDRI is encoded by the coding sequence ATGGCAGAACCACAGAGCTTCACCAATCACACACGCCGCGACCCGAAGTACCTGGTCCTCGCACCTCTCGCGCTCCTCTGTTTCATTATGTCCATCGTGCACCTGCTTCACGAATACTCAAGGGCGAACGTCCTCCTGGTGCCGGTGACGTTCCTCATCGTGGGCGCCATTGTGATGACGCGCATCTACGCGCTGCAGAACCAGAACCGCATCATCCGCCTAGAAGAGTCGCTCCGCATCATGACCCTCGGCGGCAGCGCAGCCGGCATCAAACCAGCGCAGTTCATTGCGCTTCGCTTTGCTTCTGATGAAGAAGTCGTGGCACTCTCCCGCCGCGCCGTCGCAGAAAACATGGAGCCCAAGGCAATCAAGGCCGCCATCACGAACTGGCGCGCGGATAACGACCGAATCTAA
- a CDS encoding deoxyribonuclease IV, which translates to MAPAKTSPKRIGIHLSTSGGTWTAVQRAVDCGANCFQIFSSSPRQWKANAVAPADAEQMRTLRAQHGIAPMTIHASYLINLCSQSEEVRRNSTAAFRGEVERALALGAEFLVFHPGSWKGLTRAEALQHAAENIERAIEGLGCQDSHLRILIENTAGSEFSMGGKLDQVADLLHMLDRCAPVDVCLDTCHTHVAGYDIVTSEGYEETIALIGESFGKERVRVWHCNDAKAPMGSKLDRHEHIGDGTIGPDAFRRLLRDKRFAHCAFIAETPVDDPGDILRNVSVLRTLAAQ; encoded by the coding sequence ATGGCACCTGCTAAGACCTCTCCCAAGCGCATCGGCATTCATCTCTCCACCAGCGGCGGCACATGGACGGCTGTGCAGCGCGCGGTGGATTGCGGCGCGAACTGTTTCCAGATCTTTTCGTCGTCGCCGCGGCAATGGAAGGCGAACGCTGTCGCTCCTGCCGATGCGGAGCAGATGCGTACGTTGCGCGCACAGCATGGCATCGCGCCGATGACTATCCACGCGTCCTATCTGATCAATCTTTGCTCGCAGAGCGAGGAGGTGCGCAGGAACTCGACCGCTGCCTTTCGTGGCGAGGTGGAGCGAGCGCTGGCGCTGGGTGCAGAGTTCCTTGTCTTCCATCCGGGATCATGGAAGGGCCTGACGCGTGCCGAGGCGCTGCAGCATGCAGCGGAGAATATCGAGCGCGCGATCGAGGGGCTCGGCTGCCAGGATTCACACCTTCGCATCCTGATCGAGAACACGGCCGGCAGTGAATTCAGCATGGGCGGCAAGCTCGACCAGGTGGCTGATCTGCTGCACATGCTCGACCGCTGCGCCCCGGTGGATGTCTGCCTGGACACCTGCCACACGCACGTCGCGGGTTATGACATCGTTACGTCCGAGGGCTATGAAGAGACGATTGCGCTCATTGGGGAATCATTCGGCAAGGAGCGTGTACGCGTGTGGCATTGCAACGATGCGAAGGCACCCATGGGTAGCAAACTGGACCGGCACGAGCACATTGGTGATGGCACCATTGGCCCGGATGCGTTTCGGCGCCTGCTACGCGATAAGCGCTTTGCGCACTGCGCGTTCATCGCAGAGACGCCGGTGGACGATCCCGGTGACATTCTGCGGAACGTGAGTGTGCTGCGGACGCTTGCGGCTCAATAA
- a CDS encoding DUF4159 domain-containing protein — protein sequence MRKTWGMAAWAGALAGAVLAVAAVAVAPGVIFAAGTNAGPQWHAPFREYPSVEYGRFPVPPDYERQGEWTFARLMFPGGPLDGYRGRFDGPWQEGMTLWTQDYPRADRALANAVHRLTRADARSVEQSVSLDDGDEIYNWPWLYAVQVGEWGLTDKQAAKLRDYLLRGGFFMADDCHGSQEEAYFVQTMKRVFPERELVDIPDGDPIFHTLFDLDERFQVPGSEHLATGHKKDGYVAHWKGIYDDKGRIMVAFSLNSDLGDSWEFLDDPRYPVRYSALGTKIGVNYVLYAMTH from the coding sequence ATGAGGAAGACCTGGGGCATGGCCGCGTGGGCTGGTGCGCTGGCGGGCGCTGTGCTCGCAGTGGCTGCGGTGGCCGTTGCGCCCGGGGTGATCTTTGCAGCCGGAACGAATGCCGGTCCGCAGTGGCATGCGCCGTTCCGCGAGTATCCGTCCGTCGAGTACGGACGTTTCCCGGTTCCGCCGGACTATGAGCGGCAGGGTGAATGGACGTTCGCGCGGCTGATGTTTCCAGGCGGGCCGCTCGACGGCTATCGAGGACGCTTCGATGGGCCTTGGCAGGAGGGCATGACGCTGTGGACTCAGGATTATCCGCGGGCTGATCGTGCGCTTGCGAATGCTGTTCACCGGCTCACCCGAGCGGATGCGCGATCGGTGGAGCAGTCGGTCTCGCTGGATGATGGCGACGAGATTTACAACTGGCCTTGGCTGTACGCGGTGCAGGTAGGCGAGTGGGGGTTGACGGACAAGCAGGCTGCGAAGCTGCGGGACTACCTGCTGCGCGGCGGCTTCTTTATGGCCGACGACTGCCACGGGTCGCAGGAGGAGGCTTACTTCGTTCAGACGATGAAGCGGGTCTTCCCGGAGCGTGAGTTGGTCGACATCCCGGACGGCGATCCGATCTTTCACACGCTGTTCGATCTCGATGAGCGCTTCCAGGTGCCGGGGTCGGAACACCTGGCGACGGGGCACAAGAAGGACGGCTACGTGGCGCACTGGAAGGGAATCTACGACGACAAGGGGCGCATTATGGTGGCGTTCTCGCTGAACAGTGACCTCGGCGATTCGTGGGAGTTCCTGGACGATCCGCGGTACCCGGTGCGCTACTCGGCTCTGGGAACGAAGATCGGTGTGAACTATGTGCTGTATGCCATGACGCATTAG